One Ricinus communis isolate WT05 ecotype wild-type chromosome 7, ASM1957865v1, whole genome shotgun sequence genomic region harbors:
- the LOC8288317 gene encoding ribonuclease 2-like: MASLSVQLQLTFILLITASFWLIEARSGQREFDYFKLALQWPGTFCQRTRHCCSSNACCRGSNAPAEFTIHGLWPDYNDGTWPACCRRSSFDEKEIATLHDALEKHWPSLSCGSPSTCHGTKGSFWAHEWEKHGTCSFPVVHDEYSYFLTTLNVYFKYNVTKVLNEAGYVPSNTEKYPLGGIISAIENAFHATPSLSCSRGAVEELYLCFYKDFKPRNCAVGSIIQDNFSSKSSCPKFVSLPAYVSSGLDGAEAASF, encoded by the exons ATGGCTTCTCTCTCTGTCCAGCTTCAGCTAACTTTCATCCTCCTCATAACGGCATCGTTTTGGCTGATAGAGGCACGATCAGGACAGAGAGAGTTTGACTATTTCAAATTGGCTCTTCAATGGCCTGGCACTTTCTGTCAACGTACTCGCCATTGCTGCTCTTCTAATGCTTGCTGCCGAGG tTCGAATGCTCCAGCTGAATTTACAATCC ATGGGCTGTGGCCTGACTATAATGATGGAACCTGGCCTGCCTGTTGTAGGCGATCCAGTTTCGATGAAAAAGAG ATTGCAACATTACATGATGCGCTAGAGAAACATTGGCCATCTTTAAGTTGTGGATCACCATCAACTTGTCATGGTACCAAAGGATCATTTTGGGCACATGAG TGGG AGAAGCATGGGACTTGCTCCTTTCCAGTTGTTCATGATGAATACAGTTACTTTTTGACAACCCTCAATGTGTACTTTAAGTACAATGTCACG AAAGTACTGAATGAAGCGGGATATGTTCCTTCGAATACCGAAAAGTATCCTCTTGGAGGCATTATCTCCGCCATTGAGAATGCTTTCCATGCTACCCCATCACTGTCTTGCTCAAGAGGTGCTGTAGAAGAACTCTATTTATGCTTCTACAAGGATTTCAAG CCTCGGAACTGTGCTGTTGGATCGATCATTCAAGAcaatttttcttctaaaagCTCATGTCCAAAGTTTGTTAGCCTACCGGCATATGTTTCATCAG GCCTTGATGGTGCTGAAGCTGCTTCATTTTAG
- the LOC8288318 gene encoding transcription elongation factor TFIIS has translation MEEQLVDLYTVAWKSSRSAALESKCLNALSRLRCFPITFDVLASIPSVDVFRGFKALTKHPNVKIVDLSARVIAAWCKKLLKQLHRYEDYVSSIQKQPCTRTTAPSKDQTSQVVATVSKEAKIDINANPRTVKALKVQNKSFKKVSRTQTPKILTPHPHSKAASIPKSSNSLRDSIREQISQALSMVFNEAKHDTLKTCDPIQIAASLESALFVKWGVSNTRSRTKYRSLLFNIKDPKNPDFRRKILVGEIKAEEVAEMDAGQMASDEMQRKNQGIQAKSLWKCIVGREQEGTTDQFKCGKCGEKRTTYYQMQTRSADEPMTTYVTCTICDNHWKFC, from the coding sequence ATGGAAGAGCAGCTTGTTGATTTGTACACAGTTGCATGGAAATCTTCTAGGAGTGCCGCTCTCGAATCTAAATGCCTGAATGCCTTGTCTCGGCTCAGGTGTTTTCCAATCACTTTCGATGTTCTTGCTTCCATTCCGTCTGTCGATGTTTTCAGGGGTTTCAAAGCTCTCACGAAGCATCCTAATGTGAAAATCGTGGATCTGTCTGCTCGTGTTATTGCAGCTTGGTGTAAGAAACTTCTGAAGCAACTTCATAGATACGAAGATTATGTTTCGTCGATTCAAAAGCAGCCATGCACGCGTACAACAGCACCTTCAAAGGATCAAACTTCACAAGTTGTGGCCACGGTGTCTAAGGAAGCCAAAATTGATATCAACGCAAATCCAAGGACTGTCAAGGCTCTTAAAGTTCAGAACAAGAGTTTCAAGAAGGTTTCACGTACTCAAACGCCAAAGATACTGACCCCTCACCCACACTCCAAAGCGGCTTCTATACCTAAGAGCAGCAACTCGTTGAGGGACAGTATCCGGGAACAAATTTCTCAAGCTCTTTCCATGGTGTTTAACGAAGCTAAGCATGATACGCTGAAGACGTGCGATCCAATTCAGATTGCGGCTTCTCTTGAGTCTGCACTTTTTGTCAAATGGGGAGTTTCTAATACTAGAAGTCGCACCAAGTATCGTTCCCTCTTGTTTAACATTAAAGATCCCAAGAACCCTGATTTTCGGAGGAAGATACTTGTTGGAGAAATCAAGGCAGAGGAAGTAGCAGAGATGGATGCAGGACAGATGGCGAGCGATGAGATGCAGCGTAAGAATCAAGGGATCCAAGCAAAATCTTTATGGAAATGCATTGTCGGACGCGAGCAGGAAGGCACAACGGATCAGTTTAAATGCGGGAAATGCGGAGAAAAAAGGACCACCTACTATCAAATGCAAACCAGGAGCGCTGATGAGCCTATGACAACTTATGTTACCTGCACAATTTGCGATAATCACTGGAAGTTTTGTTAG
- the LOC8288319 gene encoding glucose-1-phosphate adenylyltransferase small subunit 2, chloroplastic, producing the protein MASMAAIGVLKVPSASSSSFSNSSNCSRRLGNLSFSSSVNVSGDKIYCSKSSSFSGHYNYNGRTPMIVSPKAVSDSRNSQTCLDPDASRSVLGIILGGGAGTRLYPLTKKRAKPAVPLGANYRLIDIPVSNCLNSNISKIYVLTQFNSASLNRHLSRAYASNMGGYKNEGFVEVLAAQQSPENPNWFQGTADAVRQYLWLFEEHNVLEFLILAGDHLYRMDYERFIQAHRETDADITVAALPMDEKRATAFGLMKIDEEGRIIEFSEKPKGEQLKAMKVDTTILGLDDERAKEMPYIASMGIYVVSKNVMLDLLRDKFPGANDFGSEVIPGATSIGLRVQAYLYDGYWEDIGTIEAFYNANLGITKKPIPDFSFYDRSSPIYTQPRYLPPSKMLDADVTDSVIGEGCVIKNCKIHHSVVGLRSCISEGAIIEDTLLMGADYYETDADRRFLAAKGSVPIGIGRNSHIKRAIIDKNARIGDNVKIINSDNVQEAARETDGYFIKSGIVTVIKDALIPSGTVI; encoded by the exons ATGGCTAGTATGGCGGCGATCGGTGTTCTAAAGGTGCCGTCCgcgtcttcttcttctttttccaatTCGTCGAATTGCAGCCGGAGGCTTGGAAATCTTTCATTTTCGTCCTCTGTTAATGTTTCTGGGGACAAGATTTATTGTTCAAAATCGTCTTCTTTTTCTGGTCATTACAATTACAATGGGAGAACTCCGATGATTGTTTCTCCTAAGGCCGTGTCTGATTCCAGAAACTCCCAGACTTGTCTTGACCCTGACGCTAGCAGA AGTGTATTGGGAATTATACTTGGAGGTGGTGCTGGGACCCGACTTTACCCACTTACCAAGAAGAGGGCAAAGCCTGCTGTTCCTTTAGGAGCAAACTACAGGCTGATTGATATTCCTGTTAGTAATTGTTTGAACAGCAATATATCCAAGATCTATGTTCTTACGCAATTCAATTCTGCTTCTCTCAATCGCCACCTTTCTCGAGCATATGCCAGCAACATGGGTGGCTATAAAAATGAAGGTTTCGTTGAAGTTCTTGCTGCTCAGCAGAGTCCAGAGAACCCTAATTGGTTCCAG GGCACAGCCGATGCAGTTAGACAGTACTTGTGGTTATTTGAGGAGCATAATGTTTTGGAGTTCCTCATTCTTGCGGGGGATCATTTGTACCGTATGGATTATGAAAGGTTTATCCAAGCACATAGAGAAACAGATGCAGATATCACTGTAGCTGCATTGCCAATGGATGAAAAACGTGCAACTGCCTTTGGGCTGATGAAAATTGATGAAGAAGGACGCATCATTGAATTTTCTGAGAAGCCAAAAGGGGAGCAATTGAAAGCTATGAAG GTTGATACTACAATTTTGGGTCTTGATGATGAGAGAGCAAAAGAGATGCCTTACATTGCTAGCATGGGAATATATGTGGTCAGCAAAAATGTAATGTTAGATCTTCTAAGGGATAAGTTCCCTGGAGCCAATGATTTTGGAAGTGAAGTTATTCCCGGTGCTACTTCCATTGGGTTGAGG gTGCAAGCTTACTTGTATGATGGCTATTGGGAGGATATTGGTACGATTGAGGCATTTTACAATGCCAATCTCGGGATTACTAAGAAGCCCATACCAGATTTCAG CTTCTATGACCGTTCATCTCCAATTTATACTCAACCTCGCTATTTGCCTCCATCCAAGATGCTAGATGCTGATGTTACAGATAGTGTTATTGGGGAGGGATGTGTTATAAAG AACTGTAAAATTCACCACTCAGTGGTTGGGCTTCGGTCTTGCATATCAGAAGGTGCCATCATAGAGGACACATTATTAATGGGAGCAGATTATTATGAG ACTGATGCTGACAGGAGGTTTTTGGCTGCAAAGGGTAGTGTTCCAATTGGTATTGGCAGGAATTCTCATATCAAGAGAGCTATTATTGACAAGAATGCTCGTATTGGGGACAATGTGAAG ATCATTAATAGCGATAACGTACAAGAAGCCGCCAGGGAAACTGATGGATATTTCATTAAGAGTGGGATTGTCACAGTAATCAAGGATGCCTTGATTCCCAGCGGAACTGTAATCTAG
- the LOC8288320 gene encoding non-specific lipid-transfer protein A-like, whose amino-acid sequence MCTKQQSSKYRELALVTELRPERKQMEKKVMILMGMWAMLLVLLMMSNAMSVHGISCTEAVAAMNPCLPFLIGAQASPVAPCCLAVQNVNQEASTKEIRRELCDCFKKAGPALGVKPDKAKQLPDLCHVQVPVPIDPTIDCSKVTEDIAW is encoded by the exons ATGTGCACCAAACAACAAAGTTCAAAGTATAGAGAGTTAGCTTTAGTGACTGAACTTCGACCAGAGAGAAAACAGATGGAGAAGAAGGTGATGATATTAATGGGTATGTGGGCAATGCTTTTGGTGTTGCTTATGATGAGCAATGCGATGAGTGTGCATGGAATTTCATGCACGGAAGCAGTAGCAGCAATGAACCCGTGCCTTCCATTCCTGATCGGGGCTCAAGCATCGCCCGTTGCTCCTTGCTGTTTGGCGGTGCAAAACGTGAACCAGGAGGCTTCAACCAAAGAGATCCGAAGGGAGCTTTGCGATTGTTTCAAGAAGGCTGGTCCTGCTTTAGGTGTTAAGCCTGACAAAGCTAAGCAGCTTCCTGACTTGTGCCATGTCCAAGTTCCTGTGCCTATTGACCCGACTATTGACTGCAGCAA GGTGACAGAAGATATTGCCTGGTGA